A DNA window from Methylocystis heyeri contains the following coding sequences:
- the rsmI gene encoding 16S rRNA (cytidine(1402)-2'-O)-methyltransferase gives MAEETTVGPGGGYAAFGLRAEAEPIAPGLHVVATPIGNLKDISFRALATLAAADAVIAEDTRVTRNLLAHYGISTPLVAYHEHNAKVMRPHLIARLEAGAALALVSDAGTPLVSDPGFKLVQEALESGVKVTSVPGPSAVLAALVVAGLPTDRFFFEGFLPHKSGPRRARLAELSRIPGTLVFFESPRRVAETLADCLAALGDRDAAIARELTKLFETVRRGRLSQLAPELAQEEPPKGEIVLLIAPPEADAAALEEAELDARIEEALALHSVKDAASVVSAATGQPRRQVYARALQLSAGREK, from the coding sequence ATGGCAGAGGAAACGACCGTCGGACCGGGCGGGGGCTATGCCGCTTTCGGCCTTCGGGCGGAGGCTGAGCCGATCGCCCCCGGTCTCCATGTGGTGGCGACGCCGATCGGCAATCTGAAGGATATTTCCTTCCGCGCCCTGGCGACGCTCGCGGCGGCCGACGCCGTGATCGCCGAGGACACCAGGGTCACGCGCAATCTTCTGGCCCATTACGGCATTTCGACTCCCCTCGTCGCCTATCACGAGCACAACGCCAAGGTGATGCGTCCGCATCTGATCGCGAGGCTCGAGGCGGGAGCGGCTCTGGCGCTGGTGTCCGACGCCGGCACGCCGCTGGTCTCCGATCCCGGCTTCAAGCTGGTTCAGGAGGCGCTGGAATCGGGCGTCAAGGTCACCTCGGTGCCCGGCCCCTCCGCCGTCCTCGCCGCTCTGGTCGTCGCCGGCCTGCCGACCGACCGGTTCTTCTTCGAGGGTTTTCTGCCCCATAAAAGCGGGCCGAGACGCGCGCGCCTCGCCGAACTTTCCCGCATTCCCGGCACGCTGGTGTTCTTTGAAAGCCCGAGACGCGTCGCCGAGACGCTGGCGGACTGCCTCGCTGCGCTCGGCGACCGCGACGCCGCCATAGCGCGCGAGCTGACCAAGCTTTTCGAGACCGTGCGGAGAGGGCGCCTGTCGCAACTGGCGCCGGAACTCGCGCAGGAGGAGCCGCCCAAGGGCGAGATCGTGCTGTTGATCGCACCGCCCGAGGCCGACGCCGCGGCGCTCGAAGAAGCGGAACTCGACGCCAGGATCGAGGAGGCGCTGGCGCTCCACTCGGTCAAGGATGCGGCCAGCGTGGTCTCGGCGGCGACCGGCCAGCCCCGCAGGCAGGTTTACGCTCGCGCGCTGCAGCTTTCGGCCGGGCGAGAAAAATGA
- a CDS encoding YraN family protein, producing the protein MRKGSAEDRRRATHDAGLRAERVAAFWLRLKLYKILALRYRVDGGEVDIIAKRGDSIAFVEVKTRPKMEEALTAITPQKRRRLSIAAARWLGANPWAANYALRGDAICIAPGRPPQHVICAFELRLG; encoded by the coding sequence ATGAGGAAAGGCTCGGCCGAGGACAGGCGCCGGGCCACCCATGACGCCGGCCTGCGCGCCGAGCGGGTCGCCGCCTTTTGGCTGCGGCTCAAGCTTTATAAGATTCTGGCGCTCCGGTACCGGGTCGACGGCGGCGAAGTGGACATCATTGCAAAGCGCGGCGACTCCATCGCCTTTGTGGAGGTCAAGACGCGGCCGAAGATGGAGGAGGCGCTCACCGCGATCACGCCCCAGAAGCGGCGACGTCTTTCGATCGCCGCCGCCCGCTGGCTCGGGGCCAACCCCTGGGCGGCGAATTACGCCCTGCGTGGCGACGCCATATGCATCGCGCCGGGCCGCCCGCCGCAGCATGTGATCTGCGCCTTCGAGCTGCGCCTCGGATGA
- a CDS encoding penicillin-binding protein activator, which produces MLETKRVSSWGAVGPRLRSGLSLFAALLLSACNPAAGPGIPGGRDLKLSAPNVGAPPGPASAEVTEQIGNGPIKIALIAPLTQASGPSVVGASLRNAAQLAYMDAGANDASILVKDDHSSPAGAAAAAQAAVDGGAEIILGPVSAANVKEASRVARAAGKPLIAFTTDSSAAARGSYLVSFLVESYVERIIAFAADRGKKSVAALIPDTDYGTIALAQFQQSAANHGLRVLTIERFKPGAAGEAIRRIASVADQIDTLFIFEQADAMGPIARDLTAANLDSNRVQILGTGLWNDPSVFKLPAMQGAWFSAPENGGFNAFASRYRAKFNTEPVRIASQAYDAVSLALALSRVQGSQRFAESVLTNPEGFKGADGLFRFRADGTNERGLSVLEISGGQAKVLAPAPKTLAGNGS; this is translated from the coding sequence ATGCTCGAGACAAAGCGGGTGTCGTCCTGGGGCGCGGTTGGACCGCGCCTGCGTTCCGGCTTGAGCCTTTTCGCCGCCCTCCTTCTCTCCGCCTGCAACCCCGCCGCGGGGCCCGGCATTCCTGGGGGGCGCGACCTCAAGCTGAGCGCGCCCAATGTGGGTGCGCCGCCTGGGCCGGCTTCGGCCGAGGTGACGGAGCAGATCGGCAACGGCCCCATCAAGATCGCCCTGATCGCGCCTCTGACCCAGGCGTCGGGGCCTTCCGTGGTCGGCGCTTCGCTGCGCAACGCCGCCCAGCTCGCCTATATGGACGCCGGCGCCAATGACGCCAGCATATTGGTGAAGGACGACCACTCCTCCCCGGCGGGCGCTGCCGCCGCGGCGCAGGCCGCCGTCGACGGCGGCGCCGAGATCATTCTCGGCCCGGTCTCCGCCGCCAATGTGAAAGAAGCAAGCCGCGTCGCCCGCGCCGCAGGCAAGCCGCTGATCGCTTTCACGACCGACAGCTCCGCAGCGGCGCGGGGTTCCTATCTCGTGTCTTTCCTGGTGGAAAGCTATGTCGAGCGCATCATCGCCTTCGCCGCCGACCGCGGCAAGAAGTCGGTCGCGGCGCTGATCCCCGATACCGATTACGGCACCATTGCGCTGGCCCAGTTCCAGCAGAGCGCCGCCAATCACGGGCTTCGGGTGCTCACGATCGAGCGGTTCAAACCCGGCGCCGCCGGCGAGGCCATCCGGCGCATCGCTTCGGTCGCCGATCAGATCGACACGCTGTTCATCTTCGAACAGGCCGACGCCATGGGCCCGATCGCCCGCGATCTCACCGCGGCCAATCTCGATTCGAACCGGGTGCAGATTCTCGGCACCGGTCTTTGGAACGACCCGAGCGTGTTCAAGCTTCCCGCCATGCAGGGCGCCTGGTTCTCGGCGCCGGAAAACGGCGGCTTCAACGCCTTCGCCTCGCGCTACCGCGCGAAATTCAACACCGAGCCCGTGCGCATCGCCTCCCAGGCCTATGACGCGGTCTCGCTCGCCCTTGCGCTCTCCCGGGTCCAGGGCTCGCAGCGCTTCGCCGAAAGCGTGCTCACCAATCCGGAAGGCTTCAAGGGCGCCGACGGCTTGTTCCGCTTCCGCGCCGACGGAACCAATGAGCGCGGCCTTTCGGTGCTGGAGATCAGCGGCGGACAGGCGAAGGTGCTCGCCCCCGCGCCCAAGACGCTGGCCGGGAACGGGTCGTAG